In Flavobacterium sp. WV_118_3, one DNA window encodes the following:
- a CDS encoding NADP-dependent malic enzyme, with protein MHKDSKRREALLYHAKPTPGKIQVVPTKKYATQRDLALAYSPGVAEPCLEIEKDVNNVYKYTAKGNLVAVISNGTAVLGLGDIGPEASKPVMEGKGLLFKIFADIDVFDIEVDTKDVDKFIETVKNIAPTFGGINLEDIKAPESFEIERRLVEELNIPVMHDDQHGTAIISAAALLNAVELAGKKMGEVKMVISGAGSAAIACANLYVSFGVKQENIVMFNSKGALRKGDPRVSEMQAKYATDKEYASLGDAMLGADVFIGLSSGDIVTPDMLVGMAENPIVFAMANPRPEINYDVAIATRKDIIMATGRSDHPNQVNNVLGFPFIFRGALDVRATKINEEMKKAAVVALANLAKESVPEQVNIAYGETKLIFGRDYIIPKPFDPRLIAEVPPAVAKAAMESGVATAPITDWDKYREELLERMGSDNKMLRLLQNRAKTDPKRVIFAEADHLDVLKAAQIVLEEGIGQPILLGNRETILELKAEIGFEEEVLIIDPKTKEEEERRNRFAEVYWKARQRRGTTLLDAQKWMRERNYFAAMMINEGEADALVTGYSRSYPTVVKPMLELIEKAPGVSRVATTNLMMTKRGPLFLADTAINPNPSAEDLAKIALMTAKTVKMFGMEPVIAMVSFSNFGSSKNEGASKVREAVAYLHKNHPDLIVDGEIQTDFALNSDMLKSKFPFSKLANKKVNTLIFPNLDAANITYKMIKELYKSVSIGPIMLGLEKPVHIFQLGASVEEMVNMAAVAVVDAQEKEKRSKQQSVKK; from the coding sequence ATGCATAAAGACAGCAAAAGAAGAGAGGCTTTATTATATCATGCGAAACCTACACCCGGAAAAATCCAGGTAGTACCCACTAAAAAATATGCAACACAACGCGATCTGGCATTGGCATATTCCCCGGGAGTTGCAGAGCCATGTTTGGAGATTGAGAAAGATGTAAACAATGTGTATAAGTATACGGCCAAAGGAAACCTGGTAGCAGTGATTTCCAATGGAACGGCTGTCTTGGGATTGGGCGATATCGGACCGGAAGCTTCAAAACCGGTTATGGAAGGTAAAGGACTTTTGTTTAAAATCTTCGCCGATATTGATGTGTTTGATATTGAAGTGGATACCAAAGACGTAGATAAATTTATTGAAACGGTTAAAAATATTGCGCCCACTTTTGGCGGAATCAACCTGGAAGATATTAAAGCACCGGAATCGTTTGAAATCGAACGACGATTGGTGGAAGAATTGAATATTCCGGTAATGCACGACGACCAACACGGAACAGCGATTATTTCGGCTGCAGCCTTATTAAATGCTGTAGAATTGGCCGGGAAGAAAATGGGAGAGGTGAAAATGGTAATCTCCGGAGCCGGTTCGGCAGCTATTGCCTGTGCCAACCTGTATGTGTCGTTTGGTGTTAAACAGGAGAACATCGTAATGTTTAACAGTAAAGGAGCGCTGCGTAAAGGAGATCCTAGAGTTTCCGAAATGCAGGCAAAATATGCTACCGATAAAGAATACGCTTCTCTTGGCGATGCGATGTTAGGAGCCGATGTATTTATCGGTTTGTCTTCGGGCGATATCGTAACACCGGATATGTTAGTTGGAATGGCTGAGAATCCAATTGTTTTTGCCATGGCAAATCCGCGTCCGGAAATCAATTATGACGTCGCTATCGCAACCCGTAAAGATATTATTATGGCTACCGGTCGTTCGGATCATCCTAATCAGGTCAATAACGTACTTGGGTTTCCTTTTATTTTTAGAGGTGCTTTAGACGTTCGTGCAACCAAAATTAATGAAGAAATGAAAAAAGCTGCGGTAGTGGCTTTGGCTAATCTGGCCAAAGAATCCGTACCGGAGCAGGTAAATATCGCGTATGGCGAAACCAAATTAATTTTCGGTAGAGATTATATCATTCCGAAACCGTTTGATCCAAGATTGATTGCCGAAGTTCCACCGGCTGTAGCCAAAGCAGCTATGGAATCAGGAGTGGCAACAGCGCCAATTACCGACTGGGATAAATACCGTGAGGAATTATTGGAACGTATGGGATCGGATAACAAAATGCTACGACTGTTACAGAACCGTGCCAAAACAGATCCGAAGCGTGTCATTTTTGCCGAAGCCGACCACTTGGATGTGTTAAAAGCAGCACAGATCGTTTTGGAAGAAGGTATCGGACAGCCGATCTTATTGGGTAACCGCGAAACCATTTTGGAATTAAAAGCGGAAATCGGTTTCGAAGAGGAAGTGTTGATTATCGACCCGAAAACCAAAGAAGAGGAAGAACGAAGAAATCGTTTTGCCGAAGTATATTGGAAAGCCCGTCAAAGAAGAGGCACAACTTTATTGGATGCTCAGAAGTGGATGCGCGAACGTAACTATTTCGCCGCGATGATGATCAATGAAGGCGAAGCCGATGCTTTGGTAACCGGATATTCCAGAAGTTATCCAACAGTGGTAAAACCAATGTTGGAGCTAATTGAAAAAGCACCTGGTGTTTCAAGAGTTGCGACAACCAACCTGATGATGACCAAACGCGGACCATTATTCCTGGCTGATACAGCAATCAATCCGAATCCTTCAGCGGAAGATTTGGCTAAAATTGCGTTGATGACCGCCAAAACGGTAAAAATGTTCGGTATGGAACCGGTGATTGCCATGGTGTCGTTCTCGAATTTTGGATCATCTAAAAATGAAGGCGCTTCCAAAGTACGCGAAGCAGTGGCCTATTTGCATAAAAACCACCCGGATTTAATTGTGGACGGTGAGATTCAAACCGACTTTGCGTTGAATTCGGATATGCTAAAAAGCAAATTCCCATTCTCAAAACTGGCGAATAAAAAAGTAAATACCCTGATTTTTCCAAATCTGGATGCCGCCAATATCACCTATAAGATGATAAAAGAGTTGTATAAATCGGTGTCGATCGGACCAATCATGTTAGGATTGGAGAAACCGGTACATATTTTCCAGTTAGGAGCCAGTGTAGAAGAAATGGTGAATATGGCTGCCGTTGCGGTTGTCGATGCTCAGGAAAAAGAGAAGCGGTCGAAACAACAATCAGTAAAGAAATAA
- the ruvA gene encoding Holliday junction branch migration protein RuvA encodes MIAHIKGRLAEKSPTEVIIDCNGVGYQIHISLHTFSLLPDTENIKLYTFLQIKEDAHTLFGFVEKAERELFKLLISVSGVGAGTARTMLSSIPPQQIIHAIANNDVATVQSIKGIGAKTAQRVILDLKDKVLKVYNLEEVSAVESNTNKNEALSALEVLGFLRKSAEKVVDKIVKDNPDASVESIIKLALKNL; translated from the coding sequence ATGATTGCACATATTAAGGGACGGCTTGCCGAAAAGTCGCCAACAGAGGTAATTATAGATTGTAATGGCGTAGGATATCAGATCCATATCTCGCTCCATACGTTTTCGTTATTACCAGATACGGAAAATATTAAGCTCTATACGTTTCTTCAGATTAAAGAAGATGCGCATACCCTTTTTGGTTTTGTCGAAAAAGCCGAAAGAGAACTGTTTAAACTACTGATTTCTGTTTCCGGTGTCGGAGCAGGAACTGCACGGACGATGCTCTCGTCTATTCCTCCACAACAAATTATCCATGCTATAGCCAATAACGATGTCGCGACGGTCCAGTCTATTAAAGGAATCGGGGCTAAAACGGCGCAACGCGTTATTCTGGATCTGAAGGATAAAGTGCTTAAAGTTTATAATTTAGAGGAAGTTTCGGCAGTAGAAAGCAATACAAATAAAAATGAAGCGTTATCAGCTTTGGAGGTTTTGGGATTCCTGAGGAAATCAGCCGAAAAAGTAGTTGATAAAATTGTTAAAGATAATCCAGATGCTTCTGTGGAATCAATCATTAAACTAGCTTTAAAAAATTTATAA
- a CDS encoding amino acid permease, which yields MQKETLTLKRELSLLDGTMLVVGSMIGSGIFIVSAGITQNIGSAGWLIAIWVVSALITITAAVSYGELSAMFPHAGGQYIYLKESYNKLIAFLYGWSFFSVIQTGTIAAVGVAFSKFTAYLIPSVSDTNILFEVGTFQLNAAQLVSIATIIFLSYINSKGVKNGKYIQTVFTITKIASLFGLIIFGFILAAKAEIWNANWADAWNAQTFNKDTNSWVAISGYTLVSAIAASMVGSLFSSDAWNGVTFISGEIKRPERNVGLSLFLGTLIVSVIYILANVMYVAVMPLNEIAFAPSERVAVAASQHIFGATGTIVIAVMIMISTFGCNNGLIMAGSRVYYTMAKDGLFFKKAAELNKASVPGWGLWIQCIWASFLCLTGKYGDLLDYVMIIVIIFYILTIYGIFILRRKMPDMPRPYKAFAYPVLPALYIIVATAICVALLIDRTSTCGWGVLIMLAGIPVYYLTKQKEIKE from the coding sequence ATGCAAAAAGAAACCCTAACATTAAAACGGGAATTAAGTCTTCTGGACGGAACCATGCTGGTAGTCGGCTCCATGATTGGCTCCGGAATTTTTATTGTCAGCGCCGGAATTACCCAGAACATCGGAAGCGCCGGATGGCTGATTGCCATTTGGGTTGTATCGGCTTTAATCACCATAACAGCTGCGGTGAGTTATGGCGAGCTAAGCGCCATGTTTCCACATGCCGGCGGGCAATACATCTACCTTAAAGAATCGTATAATAAACTGATTGCTTTTTTATATGGATGGAGCTTTTTTTCGGTCATACAAACCGGTACGATTGCCGCTGTTGGCGTAGCGTTTTCTAAATTTACCGCCTACCTGATTCCGTCGGTAAGTGATACCAATATCCTATTTGAGGTTGGTACGTTTCAATTAAATGCTGCGCAATTGGTTTCGATAGCCACTATTATCTTCCTGAGCTATATCAATAGTAAAGGTGTGAAAAATGGCAAATACATTCAAACGGTCTTTACAATTACCAAGATTGCATCTTTATTCGGATTGATCATTTTCGGTTTTATTTTAGCCGCCAAAGCGGAAATCTGGAATGCCAACTGGGCCGATGCCTGGAATGCGCAAACGTTTAACAAGGATACCAATTCCTGGGTTGCTATTTCGGGATACACACTGGTTTCGGCCATAGCCGCTTCGATGGTTGGTTCATTGTTTTCGAGTGATGCCTGGAATGGGGTTACGTTTATTTCGGGTGAAATCAAACGACCGGAACGAAACGTAGGACTGAGTTTGTTTTTAGGCACCCTGATAGTGAGTGTGATTTATATTCTGGCCAATGTGATGTATGTAGCCGTAATGCCATTAAACGAGATCGCGTTTGCCCCATCAGAACGGGTTGCTGTAGCAGCTTCCCAACATATTTTTGGCGCTACCGGTACGATTGTGATCGCGGTAATGATTATGATTTCGACTTTTGGTTGTAATAACGGATTGATCATGGCCGGATCGCGCGTATATTACACCATGGCTAAAGACGGCCTTTTCTTTAAAAAAGCGGCCGAATTAAACAAAGCAAGTGTTCCGGGTTGGGGACTATGGATTCAGTGCATCTGGGCGTCTTTTTTATGCCTTACCGGTAAGTACGGGGATTTATTGGATTACGTAATGATTATCGTAATTATCTTTTATATACTGACGATATACGGAATCTTTATTTTACGCCGCAAAATGCCGGACATGCCACGTCCGTACAAAGCATTTGCCTATCCGGTGTTGCCGGCATTATATATTATTGTAGCAACCGCCATATGCGTGGCTTTATTGATCGACAGAACCAGTACCTGTGGTTGGGGCGTTTTGATTATGCTGGCCGGAATCCCGGTTTATTATCTGACGAAACAGAAAGAGATCAAAGAGTAA
- the ruvB gene encoding Holliday junction branch migration DNA helicase RuvB: MNEHLDPTNQRYNPEELDLEKKLRPLSFDDFTGQDQVLENLKVFVQAANLRGEALDHTLFHGPPGLGKTTLANILANELDVNIKITSGPVLDKPGDLAGLLTNLDERDVLFIDEIHRLSPIVEEYLYSAMEDFKIDIMIESGPNARTVQINLSPFTLVGATTRSGLLTAPMRARFGIQSRLQYYNTELLTTIVQRSASILKMPITMEAAIEIAGRSRGTPRIANALLRRVRDFAQIKGNGRIDVEIARFSLKALHVDAHGLDEMDNKILTTIIDKFKGGPVGLSTLATAVSESGETIEEVYEPFLIQEGFIIRTPRGREVTEKAYNHLGRIRPGVQGGLF; the protein is encoded by the coding sequence ATGAATGAGCATTTAGATCCGACTAACCAACGATATAATCCGGAGGAACTTGATTTAGAGAAAAAATTAAGACCGCTGTCTTTTGACGATTTTACCGGACAGGATCAGGTACTGGAAAACCTGAAAGTGTTTGTACAGGCTGCCAATCTTAGAGGGGAAGCACTGGATCATACCTTGTTCCACGGACCGCCCGGTTTGGGGAAAACAACACTGGCCAATATTCTGGCAAATGAGCTGGATGTAAATATCAAGATCACTTCTGGTCCGGTATTGGACAAACCTGGCGATCTGGCCGGTTTGTTGACCAATCTGGACGAACGGGATGTGTTGTTCATTGATGAGATTCACCGGCTAAGTCCTATAGTGGAAGAATACCTGTACTCGGCTATGGAGGATTTTAAAATCGATATCATGATCGAAAGTGGACCAAATGCCAGAACGGTGCAAATTAATCTTAGCCCGTTTACACTGGTTGGTGCGACAACGCGCTCCGGTTTGCTTACCGCGCCGATGCGGGCTCGTTTCGGAATCCAAAGCCGTTTACAATATTATAATACCGAATTGTTAACGACGATTGTACAACGTAGTGCTTCTATCTTAAAAATGCCAATTACCATGGAAGCCGCTATCGAAATTGCCGGCAGAAGTAGGGGAACACCGCGTATTGCAAATGCATTACTCCGTCGTGTTCGTGATTTTGCGCAGATAAAAGGTAACGGAAGAATCGATGTGGAAATTGCCCGTTTCTCGCTGAAAGCCTTGCATGTGGATGCACACGGATTGGACGAAATGGACAACAAAATCCTGACTACAATTATCGATAAGTTTAAAGGCGGACCGGTTGGGTTGTCGACTCTGGCAACGGCGGTATCCGAAAGCGGCGAAACAATCGAAGAAGTATACGAGCCGTTCCTGATTCAGGAAGGGTTTATCATCCGAACACCACGCGGTCGCGAAGTAACCGAAAAAGCCTATAATCATCTGGGGAGAATCCGTCCCGGTGTTCAGGGCGGATTGTTTTAA
- a CDS encoding GNAT family N-acetyltransferase produces MEDHFKLVNNEEKSRFELEVDGHIAFIDYKIKDKKIYLIHTEVPAELGGKGIGNAIVLKTLHYIKDNGYSLVPLCPFVAAYIKRHPEWEAIVA; encoded by the coding sequence ATGGAAGATCATTTCAAGTTGGTGAACAATGAAGAAAAAAGCCGCTTCGAACTGGAAGTAGACGGACATATCGCTTTTATCGATTATAAAATAAAAGACAAAAAGATATACCTCATCCATACCGAAGTGCCGGCCGAATTGGGAGGAAAAGGGATCGGCAATGCGATTGTACTGAAAACACTTCACTATATAAAAGATAACGGCTATTCATTAGTACCATTGTGTCCTTTTGTGGCGGCCTATATTAAAAGGCACCCGGAATGGGAAGCGATTGTTGCCTAG
- a CDS encoding (4Fe-4S)-binding protein: MESPKEYSNGEITIVWKQQLCEHSGNCVRGLPEVFRAKVRPWIEVRKAGSDEIVEQIKKCPSGALSYYYNKK, from the coding sequence ATGGAAAGTCCAAAAGAATATTCCAATGGTGAAATTACCATAGTTTGGAAACAACAATTATGTGAACATTCCGGAAATTGCGTTCGTGGACTACCCGAAGTTTTCCGGGCTAAAGTAAGACCCTGGATCGAAGTCCGCAAAGCGGGCTCGGATGAAATTGTGGAACAGATAAAAAAATGCCCTTCGGGTGCTTTGTCATATTACTATAATAAAAAATAA
- the queG gene encoding tRNA epoxyqueuosine(34) reductase QueG, whose protein sequence is MINNTEKYTQLIKTEAKRLGFLSCGISRAGFLEAEAPRLEKWLNAQMNGKMGYMENHFDKRLDPTLLVEDAKSIISLTLNYYPEIKQNMGSYKISKYAYGQDYHYVIKEKLKELLFFIQNEIGEVSGRAFVDSAPVLDKAWAAKSGLGWIGKNSNLLSKQVGSFFFIAELIVDLELDYDNATTDHCGKCTACIDACPTEAIVAPYVVDGSKCISYFTIELKENIPSEVKGKFDDWMFGCDVCQDVCPWNRFSKPHQEPLLKPNESILSFSKKDWEEITDETFRKVFKDSAVKRTKYEGLVRNLNFLKD, encoded by the coding sequence ATGATCAATAATACAGAGAAATATACCCAATTGATAAAAACCGAAGCCAAACGCCTCGGTTTTTTGTCATGTGGCATATCCCGTGCCGGTTTTCTCGAAGCCGAAGCGCCCCGACTGGAAAAGTGGCTTAATGCCCAGATGAACGGAAAAATGGGGTATATGGAAAATCATTTCGACAAGCGGCTCGATCCGACTTTGTTGGTCGAGGATGCCAAAAGTATTATTTCCCTGACGTTGAATTATTATCCGGAAATCAAACAAAACATGGGGAGTTATAAGATCTCCAAATATGCCTATGGTCAGGATTATCATTATGTGATCAAGGAAAAACTCAAGGAGTTATTGTTTTTTATCCAAAATGAGATCGGGGAAGTGTCCGGTCGCGCTTTTGTCGATTCGGCTCCGGTTTTGGATAAAGCCTGGGCGGCGAAAAGCGGTTTGGGTTGGATCGGGAAAAACAGTAACCTGCTTTCTAAACAGGTGGGGTCGTTTTTCTTTATCGCCGAATTAATCGTAGATCTGGAATTGGATTACGACAATGCGACAACCGATCATTGCGGGAAATGTACGGCCTGTATCGATGCTTGTCCTACTGAAGCGATTGTGGCGCCCTATGTGGTCGATGGGAGTAAGTGTATTTCCTATTTTACGATCGAATTAAAGGAAAATATCCCGTCGGAGGTAAAAGGGAAATTTGACGACTGGATGTTTGGTTGCGATGTGTGTCAGGATGTGTGTCCGTGGAATCGTTTTTCAAAACCACATCAGGAGCCGTTGCTTAAACCGAATGAATCCATATTGTCTTTTTCGAAAAAAGACTGGGAGGAGATTACCGATGAAACCTTCCGAAAGGTTTTTAAGGATTCGGCCGTAAAACGAACCAAGTATGAGGGGTTGGTTCGTAATTTAAACTTCTTGAAAGACTAA